The following are encoded together in the Cyanobacterium aponinum PCC 10605 genome:
- a CDS encoding DUF4114 domain-containing protein has translation MNKFLSLSFTPLAVTATVASIALSSGSAQAVTIGPPAAGEQSLQTILDNISSPGAITVQSDAEFFKPNSSNSATSSIVIEFAGNAANNVLGIYNSIGGTMVDIFGGGATQGSKVFLNFSGGNLGLFDINNNAIGNGTFNGFGTNFGFYLRGVNQQVLYSQSAANPNGFDAMAAFSGADNQTTLTLPPNNSSGTFDGGDWIFAWEDSYLGDGDYNDFVVHVSDIEAVPEPLTILGTGLALGLGGLFKSKQSKKQSLAA, from the coding sequence ATGAACAAATTTTTGTCTTTATCTTTTACGCCTTTAGCTGTTACTGCTACAGTTGCAAGTATCGCTCTTTCTTCAGGCTCCGCTCAAGCCGTTACTATTGGACCTCCTGCTGCGGGAGAACAAAGTTTACAGACTATTTTGGATAACATAAGTAGTCCTGGTGCTATTACCGTTCAATCGGATGCTGAGTTTTTTAAACCTAATTCTTCTAATAGTGCTACCTCTAGTATTGTTATCGAGTTTGCTGGTAACGCCGCTAACAATGTATTGGGGATTTATAATTCCATTGGAGGAACTATGGTTGATATTTTTGGTGGGGGAGCCACTCAAGGTAGTAAAGTATTCCTTAACTTTAGCGGTGGAAATCTCGGACTTTTTGACATAAATAATAATGCCATCGGGAATGGTACTTTTAATGGCTTTGGCACTAATTTTGGTTTTTACTTAAGAGGTGTTAATCAACAAGTTTTATATTCTCAATCTGCTGCAAATCCTAATGGATTCGATGCCATGGCAGCGTTTAGCGGTGCAGATAATCAAACAACATTAACTCTTCCTCCTAATAATTCTTCCGGTACTTTCGATGGCGGTGATTGGATTTTCGCTTGGGAAGACTCATATTTAGGAGATGGTGATTATAATGATTTTGTAGTTCATGTTTCTGATATTGAGGCTGTGCCTGAACCTTTAACTATTCTTGGTACTGGTTTAGCCTTAGGTTTGGGAGGTTTATTCAAATCTAAGCAGTCAAAAAAACAATCTCTTGCCGCTTAA
- a CDS encoding HNH endonuclease, translating into MGKVLVLNASYEPLNITNWKRAVILLLKGKAEQLEHYENFIYPTFPFPSVIRLRHYVKVPYKDIPLTRRNILERDRHSCQYCGYRGDQLTLDHILPRSRGGADSWENLVTACVRCNIKKGNRTPKEAHMPLHKSPRKPYSSLHFEIVKCTKDNLNHEWRKYVIGI; encoded by the coding sequence ATGGGTAAGGTTTTAGTCTTGAATGCCTCCTATGAACCGCTTAATATTACTAACTGGAAAAGAGCGGTTATTTTATTACTCAAAGGAAAAGCCGAACAGTTAGAACATTATGAAAATTTTATTTATCCGACTTTTCCCTTTCCTTCAGTTATTAGGTTACGTCACTATGTCAAAGTACCTTATAAAGATATTCCTTTAACTAGAAGAAATATCCTAGAGCGCGATCGCCATTCTTGTCAATATTGTGGTTACAGAGGAGATCAATTAACCTTAGACCATATTCTACCTCGTTCTCGTGGAGGTGCAGACAGTTGGGAGAATCTTGTTACCGCTTGTGTGCGTTGTAATATAAAAAAAGGAAATAGAACTCCAAAAGAAGCTCATATGCCGTTACACAAATCACCGAGAAAGCCTTATAGTAGTCTTCACTTTGAAATTGTTAAATGTACCAAAGATAATCTTAACCATGAATGGCGTAAGTATGTTATAGGTATCTAA
- a CDS encoding FAD-binding domain-containing protein, producing the protein MIIFWHRRDLRINDNIGLAKAYTRDKKVIGVFCLDPNILNRDDIAPARVKYLLGCLEALKTKYQKLGSDLLIFHNTPEEIIPSLAEKLKADAVYWNLDVEPFSRHRDKNVSQALKEKSIETQTFWDQLLHSPGEILSKSNQTAYTVYTPFWRNWEAQPKSSPVDSPQQLTGLNDLEKTIVKELGTINIPSLNDLGFPWDADLPLSPGEESALERLEYFCQSLIYNYECDRNYPFLDGTSQLSAALKFGAISVRTIWKKSQAELTNCNSDEARENIIAWQKEIAWREFYQHCLYFFPQLAEGAYREQFKQFPWENDEKKFQAWCEGKTGYPIVDAAMRQLNETGWMHNRCRMIVASFLTKDLIIDWRWGEKYFMQKLYDGDLAANNGGWQWSASSGMDPKPLRIFNPASQAQKFDPEAEYIRTWLPEIRHLDTKDLVTGKISPLEASSCGYPLPIVDHSQQQREFKRLYQLVKG; encoded by the coding sequence ATGATTATTTTCTGGCATCGTCGAGACTTAAGAATTAACGATAATATCGGTTTAGCAAAAGCCTACACAAGAGATAAAAAAGTTATCGGTGTATTTTGCTTAGACCCTAATATTTTAAATAGAGATGACATCGCACCTGCCAGAGTCAAATACTTATTAGGATGCCTAGAAGCATTAAAAACTAAATATCAAAAACTCGGTAGTGATTTATTAATTTTTCATAACACCCCAGAAGAGATTATTCCTTCCCTTGCAGAAAAACTCAAAGCTGATGCGGTTTACTGGAATTTAGACGTTGAACCTTTTTCTCGCCACAGAGATAAAAATGTTAGTCAAGCATTGAAAGAAAAATCCATCGAAACTCAAACTTTTTGGGATCAACTTTTACATTCTCCCGGGGAAATTCTCTCTAAAAGTAATCAAACGGCTTATACTGTTTACACTCCCTTCTGGCGCAACTGGGAAGCACAGCCTAAATCATCTCCCGTTGACTCACCTCAACAACTCACAGGTTTAAATGATTTAGAAAAAACCATTGTCAAAGAATTAGGCACTATTAATATACCTTCTCTTAATGATTTAGGTTTCCCATGGGATGCAGATTTGCCTTTGTCGCCCGGAGAAGAATCCGCCCTCGAAAGGTTAGAGTATTTCTGTCAATCTCTTATTTATAATTATGAGTGCGATCGCAATTATCCCTTTCTTGACGGCACATCTCAACTAAGTGCCGCCCTAAAATTTGGTGCAATATCTGTAAGAACTATTTGGAAAAAAAGTCAAGCAGAATTAACAAATTGTAATAGTGACGAAGCTAGAGAAAATATTATTGCATGGCAGAAAGAAATTGCGTGGCGAGAATTTTACCAACATTGCTTATACTTCTTCCCTCAATTAGCAGAAGGAGCATATAGAGAACAATTTAAACAATTCCCTTGGGAAAATGATGAAAAAAAATTTCAAGCATGGTGTGAAGGTAAAACAGGTTATCCCATAGTTGATGCGGCAATGAGACAACTCAATGAAACAGGATGGATGCACAACCGTTGTCGGATGATTGTGGCTAGTTTCCTTACCAAAGATTTAATAATTGATTGGCGGTGGGGAGAAAAATATTTTATGCAAAAACTCTATGATGGCGATTTAGCCGCAAACAATGGCGGTTGGCAATGGAGTGCTTCTAGTGGAATGGACCCCAAACCTTTAAGAATTTTTAACCCCGCATCTCAAGCTCAAAAATTTGACCCAGAAGCTGAGTATATTCGCACATGGCTACCAGAAATTAGACATTTGGATACTAAGGATTTGGTGACAGGAAAAATATCTCCTCTCGAAGCGAGTAGTTGTGGTTATCCCTTACCCATAGTTGATCATAGTCAACAACAAAGAGAATTTAAAAGGCTTTATCAATTAGTGAAGGGTTAA
- a CDS encoding response regulator transcription factor, with protein sequence MEILIVEDEREIAQLINSCLSREGFTCHHAYDGVTALQQAQTIQPDLIILDLMLPQLDGLEVCTRIRNQGMTKDPYILMLTAKGEELDRIIGLSTGADDYLVKPFSPRELVARVRALLRRSLRHEKQSQIYETPHFILNLDEHIATRKLENQPPEELDLTALEFNLLSAFISYPGKVWSREQLIDKLWGADFFGDERVVDTHIRRLRKKIEPNPAQPSFIKTVVGVGYKFEDN encoded by the coding sequence ATGGAAATTTTAATTGTTGAAGACGAAAGGGAAATCGCCCAATTGATTAATAGTTGTTTAAGTCGAGAGGGTTTTACTTGTCATCATGCTTATGATGGAGTCACTGCCCTTCAACAGGCTCAAACTATTCAACCAGACTTAATTATTCTCGATTTGATGTTACCCCAATTAGATGGATTGGAAGTGTGTACTCGCATTCGTAATCAAGGCATGACAAAAGACCCTTATATTCTCATGTTAACTGCAAAAGGAGAAGAGCTCGATCGCATCATTGGTTTATCGACAGGGGCAGATGATTACTTAGTAAAACCTTTTAGCCCCAGAGAATTAGTTGCCAGAGTTAGGGCATTGCTACGCCGTAGTTTACGCCACGAAAAACAGTCACAAATATATGAAACCCCCCACTTTATACTCAATTTAGACGAACATATCGCCACCCGCAAACTAGAGAATCAACCCCCGGAAGAATTAGACTTAACCGCCCTTGAATTTAATCTACTTTCTGCCTTCATTAGTTATCCTGGAAAAGTTTGGAGTAGAGAGCAGTTAATTGATAAACTATGGGGAGCAGATTTTTTTGGAGATGAAAGAGTCGTTGATACTCACATTCGCCGTTTACGCAAAAAAATTGAACCTAATCCTGCTCAACCTTCTTTTATTAAAACCGTTGTCGGTGTAGGCTACAAATTTGAAGATAATTAA
- the petG gene encoding cytochrome b6-f complex subunit V — protein MVEPLLLGIVLGLIPVTLIGLFFAAYRQYRRSSEIGLE, from the coding sequence ATGGTAGAGCCTTTATTACTTGGTATTGTTTTAGGTTTAATTCCTGTAACCTTAATTGGTTTATTTTTCGCCGCTTACCGTCAATACAGACGTAGCAGTGAAATTGGACTCGAATAA
- a CDS encoding Rqc2 family fibronectin-binding protein, with amino-acid sequence MQPFDYTTLKAVCYSLQENYIPSRLEQVYQCDRTSISLCLRNIEKKSWLTISWHPQAARICVGNPPPRGKDTFTFSDQLRHLINGYALIGIEIVSDWERVIDFQFAQRPNESPLNHLYVEIMGKYSNVILTNADNQIITVAKQVTADKSTLRTVETSQIYQLPPPLTGNIPKLEESQETWQEKVSLIPGRIDKQLIKSYRGISPNIAKDLLHKSNIDLSKTNQELTQNEWKELYQNWQTWLTSIEKNQFYSHLTSEGYTVLGEPKQAENINFVINEYYNQKIYQENFIQLKQQLQQKIKNILKKLKTKKNKYLEKIKESDNCEIYSNKADLLMAHLNQWQVGMKEITLNDFTTGEPVKINLAPDKNIIQNAQILYKKYQKLKRAKQAVKPLLDEVNEEVNYLEQIAINLQQLDYQEKDDLTTLQEIKSELINQKYIEDKQYRNNHNSEEESQPRRYQTPSGYEVLVGRNNRQNDILTFKTATDYDLWFHAQEISGSHVLLRLNAGDAPEEKDLQFTANLAAYYSQGRESEQVPVVYTNPNHVYKPKGAKPGMVIYSKETVIWGKPLFN; translated from the coding sequence ATGCAACCTTTTGACTACACAACCCTGAAAGCCGTTTGTTATTCCCTCCAAGAAAATTATATTCCCTCTCGCTTAGAACAAGTTTACCAGTGCGATCGCACCTCTATTAGTCTTTGTTTGAGAAATATTGAGAAAAAATCATGGTTAACCATTTCATGGCATCCCCAAGCCGCCAGAATTTGCGTTGGTAATCCGCCTCCTCGTGGTAAAGATACTTTTACTTTTAGCGATCAACTCAGACACTTAATAAATGGTTATGCTTTGATAGGGATAGAAATAGTAAGTGATTGGGAAAGAGTTATTGATTTTCAATTTGCACAACGCCCCAATGAATCCCCCTTAAATCATCTCTACGTAGAAATTATGGGCAAATATAGCAATGTTATTCTCACCAATGCCGACAATCAAATTATCACCGTTGCCAAACAAGTTACCGCCGACAAATCCACCCTGCGCACCGTCGAAACCAGTCAAATTTATCAACTACCCCCACCATTAACAGGAAATATTCCCAAACTAGAAGAATCCCAAGAAACATGGCAAGAAAAAGTTAGTTTAATACCCGGAAGAATAGATAAACAATTAATAAAAAGTTATCGAGGAATTAGTCCGAATATTGCCAAGGATTTATTGCACAAAAGTAACATAGATTTAAGTAAAACTAATCAAGAATTAACACAAAATGAGTGGAAAGAATTATATCAAAATTGGCAAACTTGGTTAACATCTATAGAAAAAAATCAGTTTTATTCTCATTTAACATCCGAAGGATATACAGTTTTAGGAGAGCCAAAGCAAGCAGAAAATATTAATTTTGTTATTAACGAATACTATAACCAAAAAATATATCAAGAAAATTTTATTCAACTTAAACAACAACTACAACAAAAAATAAAAAATATATTAAAGAAATTAAAAACAAAAAAAAATAAATATTTAGAAAAAATAAAAGAATCTGATAACTGCGAAATATATAGTAACAAAGCTGATTTATTAATGGCTCACCTAAATCAATGGCAAGTAGGAATGAAAGAAATTACTCTTAACGATTTTACCACTGGAGAACCCGTAAAAATTAACTTAGCTCCTGACAAAAATATAATTCAAAATGCCCAAATATTGTATAAAAAATATCAAAAATTAAAAAGAGCAAAACAAGCAGTAAAGCCCTTATTGGATGAAGTGAATGAAGAAGTAAATTATTTAGAACAAATAGCAATAAATTTGCAACAATTAGACTATCAAGAAAAAGACGATCTAACAACTCTTCAAGAGATTAAATCAGAATTAATCAATCAGAAATATATAGAAGATAAACAGTATCGAAATAATCACAACAGTGAAGAAGAATCTCAACCGAGACGCTATCAAACACCATCAGGTTATGAAGTTTTAGTCGGGAGAAATAATCGTCAAAATGACATTCTAACCTTCAAAACTGCTACTGATTATGATTTATGGTTTCATGCACAAGAAATCTCAGGCTCTCATGTTTTATTACGCTTAAACGCTGGAGATGCACCAGAAGAAAAAGATTTACAATTCACTGCCAACTTAGCCGCTTATTACAGTCAAGGTAGAGAAAGCGAACAAGTGCCTGTAGTTTACACTAATCCCAACCATGTTTATAAGCCAAAAGGAGCAAAACCCGGAATGGTTATCTATAGCAAGGAAACTGTTATTTGGGGTAAACCATTATTCAACTAA